A region from the Candidatus Hydrogenedentota bacterium genome encodes:
- a CDS encoding right-handed parallel beta-helix repeat-containing protein, which yields MTLSCGQNAAPAPTPSSPSPTPSTEPSAAPQAPSTTGLSFAPGPDVQAKLQEALITVKPGSTIQLEEGTFELTMGLSLDVDNVTIRGRGMDKTILSFKNQDVGTEGLYITSDNVTLEDFTIQDTKGNGHKSNAATNHVIRRVKSEWTGGPKETNGAYAFYPVSSKNVLIEECVAIGASDAGIYVGQSENVIVRKCRAEYNVAGIEIENCHHADVYENVATHNAGGILVFDLPDLPVQHGRNVRIFRNKSVDNDTENFAPKGNIVASVPTGTGVMVMANSSVEIFENEIGGNATTNILLTSYLSTQRPIKDAGYYPYPEGIHIHSNSFGPCGNKPGGDGGALMALIAGSPLPDIVWDGMVNPEKLVNGELPPDLRIYIGGNTKKDGEVTFANIDAGTALKDPATVQVKRDLAAHAGSLPPLQPVTIEGVAS from the coding sequence GGAACCTTCCGCCGCTCCGCAGGCACCGTCTACTACTGGCCTCAGTTTCGCGCCGGGTCCTGATGTCCAGGCGAAGCTGCAGGAAGCGCTCATCACCGTGAAACCCGGCTCCACCATTCAGCTTGAAGAGGGGACCTTCGAATTGACGATGGGGCTGTCGCTGGATGTCGACAACGTCACAATTCGTGGTCGCGGCATGGACAAGACCATCCTTAGCTTCAAGAACCAGGATGTCGGCACAGAAGGCCTGTACATCACCAGCGACAACGTGACATTGGAGGACTTCACCATTCAGGACACGAAAGGCAACGGGCATAAATCGAACGCGGCCACGAATCACGTGATTCGACGCGTCAAGTCGGAGTGGACCGGCGGGCCCAAGGAAACGAACGGGGCCTACGCCTTCTACCCTGTCAGTTCGAAGAACGTGCTCATTGAAGAATGCGTCGCGATCGGAGCCTCCGATGCCGGTATCTATGTTGGCCAGTCCGAAAATGTCATCGTTCGCAAATGCCGCGCGGAGTACAACGTCGCGGGCATCGAAATCGAGAACTGCCACCACGCCGATGTGTACGAAAACGTCGCAACGCACAACGCAGGCGGCATTCTCGTCTTTGACCTGCCTGACCTGCCCGTGCAGCATGGACGCAATGTGCGCATCTTCCGCAACAAGTCCGTGGACAACGACACCGAGAATTTCGCGCCCAAGGGCAACATCGTGGCGAGTGTGCCGACGGGAACGGGCGTCATGGTAATGGCGAACTCGAGCGTGGAGATTTTCGAAAACGAAATCGGCGGCAATGCCACGACCAACATCCTGCTGACGAGCTATTTGTCCACGCAGCGCCCCATCAAAGATGCAGGCTATTATCCCTACCCGGAGGGGATTCACATTCACAGCAATAGCTTCGGTCCCTGCGGAAACAAACCCGGTGGCGATGGAGGCGCGCTTATGGCGCTCATTGCGGGCTCGCCACTTCCCGATATCGTCTGGGATGGCATGGTCAATCCGGAGAAACTCGTGAACGGAGAGCTGCCGCCTGATTTGCGCATCTACATCGGAGGCAATACAAAGAAGGATGGCGAAGTGACCTTTGCGAATATCGATGCGGGAACTGCGCTAAAGGACCCGGCTACCGTTCAAGTGAAACGCGATTTGGCGGCGCACGCGGGCTCCTTGCCACCGCTTCAGCCCGTCACGATTGAGGGTGTCGCATCGTGA